In one window of Gossypium hirsutum isolate 1008001.06 chromosome A01, Gossypium_hirsutum_v2.1, whole genome shotgun sequence DNA:
- the LOC107917297 gene encoding stigma-specific STIG1-like protein 1: protein MKFTKLIFVSVLIVVLVLCTSAASNLDHQQDTTDFNDAIMDSSKYYSAQGRWLLQNKRTRRVTCKKFPRICDAKGSPGPQCCKKKCVNILTDRHNCGKCGKKCKYNEICCKGKCVNPSFNRKHCGGCNNRCSNGEFCVFGLCNYA from the coding sequence ATGAAGTTTACAAAGCTAATTTTCGTATCGGTTCTCATCGTGGTTCTAGTCCTATGCACTTCAGCAGCATCAAATCTAGACCATCAACAAGATACTACTGATTTTAATGATGCAATAATGGATTCATCAAAGTACTATTCAGCACAAGGTCGCTGGCTCTTGCAAAACAAACGAACTCGTAGGGTTACTTGCAAGAAGTTTCCAAGGATTTGTGATGCAAAGGGGAGTCCTGGACCTCAATGCTGCAAGAAAAAATGTGTGAACATATTAACAGACAGGCATAACTGTGGAAAGTGTGGGAAGAAATGCAAGTACAATGAGATATGCTGTAAGGGAAAATGTGTGAATCCATCTTTCAATAGGAAACATTGTGGTGGATGCAACAATAGGTGCAGCAATGGAGAGTTTTGTGTTTTTGGTCTGTGCAATTACGCTtag